In Kiritimatiellaceae bacterium, the genomic window GAAGACCGACCCTACATCCCGTCAACTTCATATACGTAATAAGTTGAGCTTCATGAATCGGAGCAAGCTCCTTAACCACTTTCAGTTCAACAACAACCTTTTCGTCCACAACCAAATCCAGAACAAACTCATCATCCAGAACCAGATCTTTATATTTCAGGTCGAGACGAACCTGTTGTTTGACGCTCGCTCCTCGTAGGACTAACTCATGAGCGAGGCTTTTTTCATAAATGCTTTCCAGAAGTCCGGGCCCCCAGTAGTTATGAACCTCAATTGCTGCGCCGATGATTTTTTCTGTCAGATCCAGTTCTTTATCCATGGAAGTTCCTTTTTTAAACTCAACCACACACTCGGCTGTTTTCTCCAGCGAACGGGTGAGCGGGTGGTTCAAAAGGGATTAACAAATTTGAATTCATTGTTTTCTGAGGATATTAGACTTTTGATCTTCGACTTTTTCGATTTCCTCTTCGAGGTGGCAGCGGTGGTGGTCGGCGTCTTCGCGCGGTTTATAGGCTTTCAGGCGGCTGATCATGTTGTCGAAATCCACCAGATGGCCGTCGAACTCCGGGCCGTCCACACAAACGAATTTGGTTTCCTTGCCGACGGTTACGCGGCATCCGCCGCACATGCCGGTGCCGTCCACCATGATGGTGTTGAGCGAAACCATCGTGTGTACGCCGTAAGGCCGGGTGGTTTCGGCGCAGAACTTCATCATCACCGGCGGGCCGATGGCAACGGCCAGCGCCGGTTTCGGATCGGCTTCACAAAGTTCCTTGAGCGGCGCGGTGACCAG contains:
- a CDS encoding GxxExxY protein — its product is MDKELDLTEKIIGAAIEVHNYWGPGLLESIYEKSLAHELVLRGASVKQQVRLDLKYKDLVLDDEFVLDLVVDEKVVVELKVVKELAPIHEAQLITYMKLTGCRVGLLINFNVLKLKDGIRRIVL